The following are from one region of the Sandaracinus amylolyticus genome:
- a CDS encoding CAP domain-containing protein: protein MTHRRSGALLLAIATLLGCDGTLSGGDPPRVEPDVDGGPGPRTDAATAREDGGTIVDTGVAMPDGGTPDPCLTVRCGANARCEPTTGTCVCTPGFLDSGGGVCTAIPAGDPAGRTATEVCDAWAAGHVQNASDPWNEVPGDSCAPGSLTRDAIDDTLRRVNLFRWMVGLAPVTDDPAQHANDQACAVLMTRNGQLDHAPPMSWTCWSMAGANGAGSSNLALGVGSPGDAIDLYMDDSGVPSLGHRRWVLNGPLGRVGVGFAGNAQCLGVFDGSGSSTRAWTSWPSPGPIPREALRGDWSFHSNSISMRAASVRVVRVSDGAELEVSVDHPADGYGPSTVSFRPMGWSPAAGERYRVTIEGIDGGSITYEVAPVEC from the coding sequence ACCCATCGACGCTCGGGCGCGCTCCTGCTCGCGATCGCCACGCTCCTCGGGTGCGACGGGACGCTCAGCGGAGGCGACCCACCGCGCGTCGAGCCCGACGTCGACGGCGGCCCAGGCCCTCGGACCGACGCGGCGACGGCGCGCGAGGACGGCGGCACGATCGTCGACACGGGCGTCGCGATGCCCGACGGCGGCACGCCCGATCCCTGTCTCACCGTGCGATGCGGCGCGAACGCGCGCTGCGAGCCGACCACCGGCACCTGCGTGTGCACCCCGGGCTTCCTCGACTCGGGCGGCGGGGTCTGCACCGCGATCCCCGCCGGTGATCCCGCCGGCCGCACTGCGACCGAGGTGTGCGACGCGTGGGCGGCAGGGCACGTCCAGAACGCGAGCGATCCCTGGAACGAGGTGCCCGGCGACTCGTGCGCGCCCGGCTCGCTCACGCGCGACGCGATCGACGACACGCTGCGCCGGGTGAACCTCTTCCGATGGATGGTCGGCCTCGCGCCGGTCACCGACGATCCCGCGCAGCACGCGAACGATCAGGCCTGCGCGGTGCTGATGACGCGCAATGGTCAGCTCGATCACGCGCCGCCGATGTCGTGGACCTGCTGGTCGATGGCGGGGGCGAACGGCGCGGGCTCGTCGAACCTCGCGCTCGGCGTGGGCTCTCCCGGCGACGCGATCGATCTCTACATGGACGACTCGGGCGTGCCGAGCCTCGGACATCGCCGATGGGTGCTGAACGGCCCGCTCGGGCGCGTCGGGGTCGGGTTCGCGGGCAACGCGCAGTGCCTCGGGGTGTTCGACGGCTCGGGCTCGAGCACGCGCGCGTGGACCTCGTGGCCGAGCCCCGGGCCGATCCCGCGCGAGGCGCTGCGCGGCGACTGGTCGTTCCACTCGAATTCGATCTCGATGCGCGCGGCCTCGGTGCGCGTGGTGCGGGTGAGCGACGGAGCCGAGCTCGAGGTGAGCGTCGATCACCCGGCCGATGGCTACGGACCGAGCACCGTCTCGTTCCGCCCGATGGGCTGGAGCCCGGCGGCCGGAGAGCGGTACCGGGTGACGATCGAGGGCATCGACGGCGGCTCGATCACCTACGAGGTCGCCCCCGTCGAGTGCTGA
- a CDS encoding redoxin domain-containing protein, translated as MSDPAKPSAPRWRRWMLEALVVIAIFVAVRAWQTRDLPSGPAPALDARDLAGTPVSLEDLERPVIVHFMASWCGVCRAEEPNVAAIARDHDVIAIATTSGSPDEVRAWIESETELGATRIVADPRGTLAQRWGVRALPTSFYVDREGDIRHVEVGYTTELGMRARVWLAGF; from the coding sequence ATGAGCGACCCCGCGAAGCCGAGCGCGCCGCGATGGCGTCGTTGGATGCTCGAGGCGCTCGTCGTGATCGCGATCTTCGTCGCGGTCCGCGCGTGGCAGACGCGCGATCTGCCGAGCGGCCCTGCGCCCGCCCTCGACGCGCGTGATCTCGCGGGCACGCCGGTCTCGCTCGAGGACCTCGAGCGCCCGGTGATCGTGCACTTCATGGCGAGCTGGTGTGGCGTGTGTCGCGCCGAGGAGCCGAACGTCGCAGCGATCGCGCGCGATCACGACGTGATCGCGATCGCCACGACGTCCGGCTCACCCGACGAGGTGCGCGCGTGGATCGAGTCCGAGACGGAGCTCGGCGCGACGCGCATCGTCGCCGATCCACGGGGCACGCTCGCGCAGCGCTGGGGCGTGCGCGCGCTCCCGACGAGTTTCTACGTCGACCGCGAGGGCGACATCCGGCACGTCGAGGTGGGCTACACCACCGAGCTCGGAATGCGCGCCCGCGTCTGGCTCGCGGGTTTTTGA
- a CDS encoding FHA domain-containing protein, whose protein sequence is MDDSRGSRIDAVRGAPNVGTEMRMGRDEPRLPSHALASAWSSLVPALSLIAPSDARAAYRLFWTGRGENGFRDFALARDAHLIVGRHSACDVVLAGDAELSLRHLLIVPAHVEGGAGLRLVDLQGSMPMHLDDDSAQRSLLAQGPFAVRLGRYVIGGFPIGAGQPSPPHDLPRSERVDASSIDAASQDVSASVSHGHGPYREAAVGRSRTVITALPRPITMVEEIASASAAPDAVGLLGAARDGERARITVGRRALGAGVLVGRADKCDAGLKALLTIRVSRVHAVVIEIDGRVMLYDCASTNGTMVAGRRVRSVELDGDAPVVQLAGSDGVELRWTALHR, encoded by the coding sequence GTGGACGACTCGCGCGGCTCTCGGATCGACGCGGTGCGCGGTGCGCCGAACGTCGGAACCGAGATGCGCATGGGTCGCGACGAGCCGCGACTTCCGAGCCACGCGCTCGCGAGCGCGTGGTCGTCGCTCGTGCCCGCGCTCTCGCTGATCGCGCCGAGCGATGCGCGCGCGGCGTATCGGCTCTTCTGGACGGGGCGCGGCGAGAACGGGTTCCGCGACTTCGCGCTGGCGCGCGATGCGCACCTGATCGTGGGCCGACACTCGGCGTGCGACGTGGTGCTCGCGGGCGACGCGGAGCTCTCGCTGCGGCACTTGTTGATCGTGCCGGCGCACGTCGAGGGCGGCGCGGGGCTGCGGCTCGTCGATCTGCAGGGCTCGATGCCGATGCACCTCGACGACGACTCGGCGCAGCGCTCGCTGCTCGCGCAGGGTCCGTTCGCGGTGCGGCTCGGGCGCTACGTGATCGGAGGCTTTCCGATCGGCGCGGGACAGCCCTCGCCGCCCCACGATCTGCCGCGCTCGGAGCGCGTCGATGCGTCGTCGATCGACGCGGCTTCGCAGGATGTGTCGGCGAGCGTCTCGCACGGGCACGGGCCCTATCGCGAGGCCGCGGTGGGTCGATCGCGCACCGTGATCACAGCGCTGCCGCGCCCGATCACGATGGTCGAGGAGATCGCGAGCGCGAGCGCCGCGCCGGATGCGGTGGGGCTGCTCGGCGCGGCACGTGACGGAGAGCGCGCGCGCATCACCGTGGGCCGTCGCGCGCTCGGCGCGGGTGTGCTCGTGGGTCGCGCCGACAAGTGCGACGCGGGGCTGAAGGCGCTGCTGACGATCCGTGTTTCGCGCGTGCACGCGGTCGTGATCGAGATCGACGGGCGCGTGATGCTCTACGACTGCGCGTCGACGAACGGGACGATGGTCGCGGGACGCCGGGTGCGCAGCGTCGAGCTCGACGGCGACGCGCCGGTGGTGCAGCTCGCGGGCAGCGACGGAGTCGAGCTGCGCTGGACCGCGCTGCATCGTTGA
- a CDS encoding crotonase/enoyl-CoA hydratase family protein, which produces MMVRVEKDGEITIVVIDRREAKNAVDRITAEALADAFRAFDADESARVAVLAGDHGTFCAGADLKAFSRGTPNRIAPDGDGPMGPSRMLLRKPVVAAIAGHAVAGGLELALWCDLRVVEEDTVMGVFCRRWGVPLIDGGTVRLPRIVGLGRALDLILTGRAVDAQEALAMGLANRVVAKGRAREEAVALAKQIASFPQTCMREDRLSAYEQDGMSIDAALANELQHGMRSLADPEMIAAVMRFVGGAGRGGKLE; this is translated from the coding sequence GTGATGGTGCGCGTCGAGAAGGACGGGGAGATCACGATCGTCGTGATCGATCGTCGCGAGGCGAAGAACGCGGTCGATCGCATCACCGCGGAGGCCCTCGCCGATGCGTTCCGCGCGTTCGACGCCGACGAGAGCGCGCGCGTCGCGGTGCTCGCGGGGGATCACGGGACGTTCTGCGCGGGCGCGGATCTGAAGGCGTTCTCGCGCGGCACGCCGAATCGGATCGCGCCCGACGGCGACGGACCGATGGGGCCGTCGCGCATGCTGCTGCGCAAGCCGGTGGTCGCGGCGATCGCGGGGCACGCGGTCGCGGGTGGGCTCGAGCTCGCGCTCTGGTGCGATCTGCGCGTGGTCGAAGAGGACACGGTGATGGGCGTGTTCTGCCGTCGCTGGGGCGTGCCGCTGATCGACGGAGGCACGGTGCGCTTGCCGCGCATCGTGGGGCTCGGGCGCGCGCTCGATCTGATCCTCACCGGGCGCGCGGTCGACGCGCAGGAAGCGCTCGCGATGGGCCTCGCGAATCGGGTCGTCGCGAAGGGACGCGCGCGCGAGGAAGCGGTCGCGCTCGCGAAGCAGATCGCGAGCTTCCCGCAGACGTGCATGCGCGAGGATCGCCTCAGCGCGTACGAGCAGGACGGCATGTCGATCGACGCCGCGCTCGCGAACGAGCTGCAGCACGGGATGAGATCGCTGGCCGACCCCGAGATGATCGCCGCCGTGATGCGCTTCGTCGGAGGCGCAGGCCGCGGCGGCAAGCTGGAGTAG
- a CDS encoding protein kinase domain-containing protein, translating to MPRVVDGKFRLIETLDGGTDTVRFLAEHTGIRRQVELETLAQGVPWPGPEAERLLREARAMGSVSHAAIQSVVDSGTDPEGRPYVVYEALRGTRVSELLTQAPSGIGAVRAGRIVLGALEAIRAMHRAGVVVRGLGPENVVVLPARGDDDEPVKLRALERAAFLAEPAPPGEIPYTPWIAPEIRRGSAGLDPRCDIYSVGMMLRHLITGRTQSMHPVPDTARRAIERATAEDPDERFPDVDVLMQAVSLLVPSEGRRPRDEMPTPQDPLAADLHWLSMRRTTRHGQRTVPEGAAKIHLLPVLLTIEAIYRRLGEDAWSQLAAEVPGVDDLLPGSGNTELHLATGVPIGLFAQIVSAADAIAGHGDLSMLTDITEAVAHRGLRRLLPDLPSPIVVEALIDGFPYVWSRITRQGTAMVLERDMRSARLAVRDQAQPSLELSGFVAGVLRAAIRQSGVRECDVTLTSCEALGDAHDVFRVEWKA from the coding sequence ATGCCGCGGGTGGTGGACGGGAAGTTCCGCCTCATCGAGACCCTCGACGGTGGCACCGACACCGTTCGTTTCCTCGCCGAGCACACCGGCATCCGCCGCCAGGTCGAGCTGGAGACGCTCGCGCAAGGTGTCCCGTGGCCGGGGCCCGAAGCGGAGCGACTGCTGCGCGAGGCGCGCGCGATGGGCTCGGTGTCGCACGCCGCGATCCAGAGCGTCGTCGACTCGGGCACCGATCCCGAAGGTCGTCCTTACGTCGTCTACGAGGCGCTGCGCGGCACGCGCGTGTCGGAGCTGCTGACGCAGGCGCCGAGCGGCATCGGTGCGGTGCGCGCGGGGCGCATCGTGCTCGGCGCGCTCGAGGCGATCCGCGCGATGCATCGCGCCGGAGTCGTGGTGCGCGGGCTCGGCCCCGAGAACGTCGTGGTCCTCCCGGCGCGCGGAGACGACGACGAGCCGGTGAAGCTGCGCGCGCTCGAGCGCGCCGCGTTCCTCGCGGAGCCGGCGCCGCCCGGCGAGATCCCCTACACGCCGTGGATCGCGCCGGAGATCCGCCGTGGGAGCGCGGGGCTCGATCCGCGCTGCGACATCTACTCGGTGGGCATGATGCTCCGGCACCTGATCACCGGGCGCACCCAGTCGATGCATCCGGTGCCCGACACCGCGCGTCGCGCGATCGAGCGTGCGACCGCGGAGGATCCCGACGAGCGGTTCCCCGACGTCGACGTGCTGATGCAGGCGGTGTCGCTGCTCGTGCCGAGCGAGGGCCGCAGGCCGCGCGACGAGATGCCGACGCCGCAGGATCCGCTCGCCGCGGACCTGCACTGGCTGTCGATGCGCCGCACCACGCGCCACGGTCAGCGCACGGTCCCGGAGGGCGCGGCGAAGATCCACCTGCTGCCGGTGCTGCTCACGATCGAGGCGATCTACCGGAGGCTCGGCGAGGACGCGTGGTCGCAGCTCGCGGCCGAGGTGCCCGGCGTCGACGATCTGCTGCCGGGATCGGGCAACACCGAGCTGCACCTCGCGACGGGCGTCCCGATCGGGCTGTTCGCGCAGATCGTGAGCGCGGCGGACGCAATCGCGGGGCACGGTGATCTCTCGATGCTCACCGACATCACCGAGGCGGTCGCGCACCGCGGGCTTCGCAGGCTGCTGCCCGATCTGCCGAGCCCGATCGTCGTCGAAGCGCTGATCGATGGCTTCCCGTACGTCTGGTCGCGGATCACGCGCCAGGGGACGGCGATGGTCCTCGAGCGCGACATGCGCTCGGCGCGCCTCGCGGTGCGCGATCAGGCGCAGCCCTCGCTCGAGCTCTCGGGCTTCGTCGCAGGCGTCTTGCGCGCGGCGATCCGCCAGAGCGGCGTGCGCGAGTGCGACGTGACCCTGACGTCGTGCGAAGCGCTCGGCGACGCCCACGACGTGTTCCGCGTCGAGTGGAAGGCGTGA
- a CDS encoding serine/threonine-protein kinase — MDLAGRTLLGKYRIDGQLGQGGMGTVWRGAHVVTGRKVAIKVLDERFLSNVNVVQRFGREARAASAIQHEGIVEVLDLDQTEEGLPFLVMEFLEGETISSRIDRKKRLSQDEVVRIGVMLLEALEAAHQHGVVHRDLKPDNIYLVPAGRRGEIVKILDFGISHKDDEAQAKLTMTGSVLGTPHYMSPEQAMGETTLDRRVDVYGAGVVLYECLVGDVPFDAPNYNKLLRVILDEEPVPPSKRGAIVDERVEAVILRAIEKDRDKRPQTARELLEELRAAARPASSPAPRRAASASFAKPSDVPRTPTPTPRPAPATSTLRPREAPSSSSFDLAVGDELEGLSPKPRAPARPPLSLESKSGSTSLGGLDALDDPLSSGAPSLEIDETALPSRSGQHRIIIERNASDRSGTDHRVERTEPRPIDRAVSKRAIPAQREAPRAGVSSTSTPRMAATRASSDAIPRAIPPVASTPPMPRSDPPARAPISTPVSKAPPATGLGGRWSELPDGTRRAIVLGIVGLVLFVGIVTAVRVIVRPGEGVDRASTDVATGDPVLPTTPETPEAPGVRDWVLVEVDGVPPGAQLRLDGLPGATLPLRVRRGGTHVLEIRAPGYEDRRLEFTAQGNQRLRADLRPAIGTTQELP, encoded by the coding sequence GTGGACCTCGCGGGACGCACTCTCCTCGGCAAGTACCGCATCGACGGCCAGCTCGGTCAGGGCGGCATGGGCACGGTGTGGCGCGGCGCGCACGTCGTCACCGGGCGCAAGGTCGCGATCAAGGTGCTCGACGAGCGCTTCCTCTCGAACGTGAACGTCGTCCAGCGCTTCGGCCGCGAGGCGCGCGCCGCGAGCGCCATCCAGCACGAAGGGATCGTCGAGGTCCTCGACCTCGATCAGACCGAAGAAGGCCTGCCCTTCCTCGTGATGGAGTTCCTCGAGGGCGAGACGATCAGCTCGCGCATCGATCGCAAGAAGCGCCTCTCGCAGGACGAGGTCGTGCGCATCGGCGTGATGCTCCTCGAGGCGCTCGAGGCCGCGCACCAGCACGGCGTCGTCCATCGCGACCTCAAGCCCGACAACATCTACCTCGTGCCCGCGGGCCGTCGCGGCGAGATCGTGAAGATCCTCGACTTCGGCATCTCGCACAAAGACGACGAGGCGCAGGCCAAGCTCACGATGACGGGCTCGGTCCTCGGGACGCCGCACTACATGTCGCCCGAGCAGGCGATGGGCGAGACCACGCTCGATCGCCGCGTCGACGTCTACGGCGCGGGCGTCGTGCTCTACGAGTGCCTGGTCGGCGACGTGCCCTTCGACGCGCCCAACTACAACAAGCTGCTGCGCGTCATCCTCGACGAAGAGCCGGTGCCGCCGAGCAAGCGCGGCGCGATCGTCGACGAGCGCGTCGAGGCCGTGATCCTCCGCGCGATCGAGAAGGATCGCGACAAGCGCCCGCAGACCGCGCGCGAGCTGCTCGAGGAGCTGCGCGCCGCAGCGCGCCCTGCTTCGTCGCCGGCACCGCGACGCGCGGCGTCCGCGAGCTTCGCGAAGCCGAGCGACGTCCCCCGCACCCCGACGCCCACGCCGCGCCCCGCGCCCGCGACCTCGACCCTTCGACCGCGTGAGGCGCCGAGCTCGAGCTCGTTCGATCTCGCGGTCGGCGACGAGCTCGAGGGTCTCTCCCCGAAGCCGCGCGCGCCCGCGCGTCCGCCGCTGAGCCTCGAGAGCAAGAGCGGCAGCACGAGCCTCGGTGGGCTCGACGCGCTCGACGATCCGCTCTCGTCGGGCGCGCCCTCGCTCGAGATCGACGAGACCGCCCTTCCCTCGCGCTCTGGACAGCACCGCATCATCATCGAGCGCAACGCGAGCGATCGCAGCGGCACCGATCATCGCGTCGAGCGCACCGAGCCTCGCCCGATCGATCGCGCCGTCTCCAAGCGAGCGATCCCCGCGCAGCGCGAAGCACCGCGCGCCGGCGTGTCGTCGACGAGCACTCCGCGCATGGCCGCGACGCGCGCGAGCAGCGACGCGATCCCGCGCGCGATCCCGCCCGTCGCATCGACGCCGCCGATGCCGCGCTCCGATCCGCCCGCGCGCGCGCCGATCAGCACGCCGGTCTCGAAGGCGCCGCCCGCGACCGGCCTCGGGGGTCGCTGGAGCGAGCTCCCCGACGGGACCCGCCGCGCGATCGTGCTCGGCATCGTCGGCCTCGTGCTCTTCGTCGGGATCGTCACCGCGGTGCGCGTGATCGTGCGGCCCGGCGAGGGCGTCGATCGCGCCAGCACCGACGTCGCGACCGGCGATCCCGTGCTGCCCACGACGCCGGAGACCCCGGAAGCGCCCGGCGTGCGCGACTGGGTGCTGGTCGAGGTCGACGGAGTGCCGCCCGGCGCGCAGCTCCGCCTCGACGGCCTGCCCGGCGCGACGCTCCCGCTGCGCGTGCGTCGCGGCGGCACCCACGTGCTCGAGATCCGCGCGCCCGGCTACGAGGATCGACGGCTCGAGTTCACCGCGCAGGGCAACCAGCGCCTGCGCGCGGATCTGCGCCCCGCGATCGGCACGACCCAAGAGCTGCCCTAG
- the leuS gene encoding leucine--tRNA ligase, which yields MSRDERYTPAEIEPKWQAFWEKDRTFATDEDPNKPKAYVLDMFPYPSGSGLHVGHPEGYTATDIVARYLRAKGTAVLHPMGWDAFGLPAEQHAIKTGTHPAETTQKNIATFKRQLKSLGLSYDWDREIDTTDPEYVKWTQWIFLELFDRGLAYQAELPVNWCPALGTVLANEEVKDGRSERGGHPVFRVPLRQWMLKITAYADRLLEDLSQVTWPEGTRVMQTEWIGRSEGAEVDFAVDGHPGKKVEIFTTRPDTLFGATFMVLAPEHPLVAQITTREHTVQVQQYVERAKRRSERDRRENKEKTGVATGAYAINPVNGKTIPIWIADYVLWGYGTGAIMAVPGHDERDFEFAKRLGLPIARVVREPDGDPNAPLENALVGEGIACHSGQYDGLSTNEFKTRITADLEQRGQGKKRVEYKLRDWIFSRQRYWGEPFPIYFPVECEGDPRTLPNEKVKIDFSRPIAVSREELPVRLPDLEDFKPGDDPAGPLARAKDWRFFQKDGKWYARETNTMPQWAGSCWYYLRFIDPKNRERIFDAEKVTRWLPVDLYVGGAEHAVLHLLYARFWHKVLFDAGLVPVEEPFTKLVHQGMILGEIEYTTYVAADGMYVSRENVKEQEDPVGGTEHLDKRNGSGVQPVRVKDEQVEKVGGRFVLIEHPTIAVDARAHKMSKSRGNVINPDHIVQQFGADSLRLYEMFMGPLEATKPWSTSSITGVKRFLDRVWTVSTRTLSESAPSEALDRMLHKTIRKVGEDIEGLRFNTAISTLMELTNELFAIEQPPKRAIEVLVQLLHPLAPHIAEELWQGLGHGQSVQRAAWPQFDPAKCVDEEIEVPVQVNGKVRGRVKVAADASAGSVVAAAKADEAVAKWLEGKQIVKEQYVPGRILTIVVK from the coding sequence ATGTCGCGCGACGAACGTTACACGCCCGCCGAGATCGAGCCGAAGTGGCAGGCCTTCTGGGAGAAGGACCGCACCTTCGCGACCGACGAAGACCCGAACAAGCCCAAGGCGTACGTCCTCGACATGTTCCCGTACCCGTCGGGCTCGGGCCTGCACGTGGGACATCCCGAGGGCTACACCGCGACCGACATCGTCGCGCGTTACCTGCGCGCGAAGGGCACGGCGGTGCTGCACCCGATGGGCTGGGACGCGTTCGGTCTGCCCGCGGAGCAGCACGCGATCAAGACCGGCACGCACCCCGCCGAGACCACGCAGAAGAACATCGCGACGTTCAAGCGACAGCTGAAGTCGCTGGGCCTCTCGTACGACTGGGATCGTGAGATCGACACGACCGATCCCGAGTACGTGAAGTGGACGCAGTGGATCTTCCTGGAGCTCTTCGATCGCGGGCTCGCGTACCAGGCCGAGCTGCCGGTGAACTGGTGCCCCGCGCTCGGCACCGTGCTCGCGAACGAAGAGGTGAAGGACGGCCGCAGCGAGCGCGGCGGTCATCCCGTGTTCCGCGTCCCGCTGCGCCAGTGGATGCTGAAGATCACCGCGTACGCCGATCGGCTGCTCGAGGATCTCTCGCAGGTCACGTGGCCCGAGGGCACGCGCGTGATGCAGACCGAGTGGATCGGTCGCAGCGAGGGCGCGGAGGTCGACTTCGCAGTCGACGGGCACCCCGGCAAGAAGGTCGAGATCTTCACGACGCGGCCCGACACGCTGTTCGGCGCGACCTTCATGGTGCTCGCGCCCGAGCACCCGCTCGTCGCGCAGATCACGACGCGCGAGCACACCGTGCAGGTGCAGCAGTACGTCGAGCGCGCGAAGCGTCGCAGCGAGCGCGATCGCCGCGAGAACAAGGAGAAGACCGGCGTCGCGACCGGCGCGTACGCGATCAACCCGGTGAACGGGAAGACGATCCCGATCTGGATCGCCGACTACGTGCTCTGGGGCTACGGCACCGGCGCGATCATGGCCGTTCCCGGGCACGACGAGCGCGACTTCGAGTTCGCGAAGAGGCTCGGGCTGCCGATCGCACGCGTGGTGCGCGAGCCGGACGGCGATCCCAACGCGCCGCTGGAGAACGCGCTCGTCGGCGAAGGCATCGCGTGCCACTCCGGCCAGTACGATGGTTTGAGCACCAACGAATTCAAGACGCGCATCACCGCGGATCTCGAGCAACGCGGACAGGGCAAGAAGCGCGTCGAGTACAAGCTGCGCGACTGGATCTTCTCGCGTCAGCGCTACTGGGGCGAGCCGTTCCCGATCTACTTCCCGGTGGAGTGCGAGGGGGATCCGCGCACGCTGCCGAACGAGAAGGTGAAGATCGACTTCTCGCGGCCGATCGCGGTCTCGCGCGAAGAGCTGCCGGTGCGCCTGCCGGACCTCGAGGACTTCAAGCCGGGCGACGATCCCGCGGGTCCGCTCGCGCGCGCGAAGGACTGGCGCTTCTTCCAGAAGGACGGGAAGTGGTACGCGCGCGAGACCAACACGATGCCGCAGTGGGCGGGCTCGTGCTGGTACTACCTGCGCTTCATCGATCCGAAGAACCGCGAGCGCATCTTCGACGCCGAGAAGGTGACGCGCTGGCTGCCGGTCGACCTCTACGTGGGCGGCGCGGAGCACGCGGTGCTGCACCTGCTCTACGCGCGCTTCTGGCACAAGGTGCTCTTCGACGCGGGCCTGGTGCCGGTGGAGGAGCCGTTCACGAAGCTCGTGCACCAGGGCATGATCCTCGGTGAGATCGAGTACACGACGTACGTCGCGGCCGACGGCATGTACGTCAGTCGCGAGAACGTCAAAGAGCAGGAAGACCCGGTCGGCGGGACCGAGCACCTCGACAAGCGCAACGGCAGCGGCGTGCAGCCCGTCCGCGTGAAGGACGAGCAGGTCGAGAAGGTCGGCGGCCGCTTCGTGCTGATCGAGCACCCCACCATCGCGGTCGACGCGCGCGCCCACAAGATGAGCAAGTCGCGCGGCAACGTGATCAACCCCGATCACATCGTGCAGCAGTTCGGCGCGGACTCGCTGCGCCTCTACGAGATGTTCATGGGGCCGCTCGAGGCGACCAAGCCGTGGTCGACGAGCAGCATCACGGGCGTGAAGCGCTTCCTCGATCGCGTGTGGACGGTGTCCACGCGGACGCTGAGCGAGTCGGCTCCGAGCGAGGCGCTCGATCGCATGCTCCACAAGACGATCCGAAAGGTCGGCGAGGACATCGAGGGGCTGCGCTTCAACACCGCGATCAGCACGCTGATGGAGCTCACCAACGAGCTCTTCGCGATCGAGCAGCCGCCGAAGCGCGCGATCGAGGTGCTCGTGCAGCTGCTGCACCCGCTCGCGCCGCACATCGCGGAGGAGCTGTGGCAGGGCCTGGGTCACGGGCAGAGCGTGCAGCGCGCGGCGTGGCCGCAGTTCGATCCCGCGAAGTGCGTCGACGAGGAGATCGAAGTGCCCGTGCAGGTGAACGGGAAGGTCCGCGGGCGCGTGAAGGTCGCGGCCGACGCGAGCGCCGGCTCGGTGGTCGCGGCGGCGAAGGCCGACGAGGCCGTCGCGAAGTGGCTCGAGGGCAAGCAGATCGTGAAGGAGCAGTACGTCCCGGGACGCATCCTCACGATCGTCGTGAAGTGA
- a CDS encoding type II toxin-antitoxin system PemK/MazF family toxin, translating into MQNVRIDRGDVFWIAPDDANGYPHPHVVVQDDVFNHSRITTVVVCALTTNLHRASEPGNVLLDVGEASLPKQSVVVVSQIASVEKARLGEKIGALPSARVEQILAGLRFQQVSFFER; encoded by the coding sequence ATCCAGAACGTGCGAATCGACCGCGGTGACGTGTTCTGGATCGCGCCCGACGACGCGAACGGCTACCCGCATCCGCACGTCGTGGTGCAGGACGACGTCTTCAATCACTCGCGCATCACGACCGTCGTGGTGTGCGCGCTGACGACGAACCTGCACCGCGCGAGCGAGCCGGGGAACGTGCTGCTCGACGTCGGCGAAGCGAGCCTGCCCAAGCAGAGCGTGGTCGTCGTCTCGCAGATCGCGTCGGTCGAGAAGGCGCGCTTGGGCGAGAAGATCGGAGCGCTGCCTTCGGCGCGCGTGGAGCAGATCCTCGCGGGCCTGCGGTTCCAGCAGGTGTCGTTCTTCGAGCGGTGA